In the Ornithinimicrobium pratense genome, CGGACCACGGGTTACCTGCCCGGCCCGACCGATGTCTACGTGCCGATGGGCATGGTCAAGCGGCACGGTCTGCGCAAGGGCGACGCGATCCAGGGTGCGATCAAGGCGCCCCAGGACGGCAGCGACGTCGGCCAGCACACCGTGTCCTCAACCGGCAACAAGCGCGACCGGGGCAAGTTCAGCGCGCTGGTCCGACTGGACAAGGTCAACGGCCAGGAGCCGGACGGCGCCCGTCGACGCCCGGACTTCGCCAGCCTGACCCCCCTCTACCCGCAGCAGCGGCTGCGCCTGGAGACCGAGCAGAAGAACCTCACCACCCGGGTCATCGACCTGGTGGCACCGATCGGCAAGGGCCAGCGTGGCCTCATCGTCTCCCCGCCCAAGGCCGGCAAGACGATGGTGCTGCAGGCGATCGCCAACGCGATCACCACCAACAACCCCGAGGTCCACCTGATGATCGTCCTGGTGGACGAGCGTCCGGAAGAGGTCACCGACTTCCAGCGCAGCGTCAAGGGCGAGGTCATCTCCTCCACCTTCGACCGGCCGGCCAGCGACCACACCCTGGTCTCCGAGCTGGCTATCGAGCGGGCCAAGCGCCTGGTCGAGCTGGGCCAGGACGTGGTGGTGCTGCTGGACGGCATCACCCGCCTGGGCCGGGCCTACAACCTGGCTGCCCCCGCCTCCGGCCGAATCCTGTCCGGTGGTGTGGATTCCGCCGCGCTCTACCCGCCGAAGAAATTCTTCGGCGCCGCCCGCAACATCGAGAACGGCGGCTCGCTGACCATCCTGGCCACGGCGCTGGTGGAAACCGGCTCCAAGATGGACGAGGTGATCTTCGAGGAGTTCAAGGGCACCGGCAACATGGAGCTCAGGCTCTCCCGACAGCTGGCCGACCGCCGCACCTTCCCGGCCGTCGACGTCAACGGCTCAGGCACGCGCCGCGAGGAGATCCTCATGGGCGGCGACGAGCTGAAGATCATGTGGAAACTGCGCCGGGTGCTCTCCGCGCTCGACCAGCAGCAGGGAATCGAGCTGCTCATCGACCGGTTGAAGAAGACCAAGCACAACTACGAGTTCCTCACCCAGGTCCAGCAGACCAGCTCGACCCGGCTGGACGACGAGGACTGACCGACCAGAACCACGCCGCGGACGCGGTAGACTATTTCGTTGGCCTTCCGGTTCACGCCCCCGCAGCCGCGGAGGCGACCCGGGGAGAACGCCACCTGCGAGGAGAGACCATGAAGAAGGACATCCACCCGGAGTACGTCGAGACCGCGGTCACCTGCACCTGCGGCGCGACGTTCACCACGCGGAGCACGTCCGCGTCCGGCCGCATCAACGCCGACGTCTGCTCCAACTGCCACCCGTTCTACACGGGCAAGCAGAAGATCCTGGACACCGGTGGCCGCGTGGCCCGCTTCCAGGAGCGCTACGGCAAGAAGGCCGCCAAGTAGGACCACCGACGCCGGTCCCGCGAGTTGATCGCGGGGCCGGCGTTCGCCTTTCCCGCGCCCGTGAGGAATGAGAGGTATGGCAGTGGCTGTGAACCAGGCCTTCGACTCGGCCCTGCCGTTGCTGGCCGAGCATGCCGACATCGAGCGGCAGCTCGCCGACCCGGCTGTGCACGGTGACCCGGCGGCGCTGAAGAGGCTGAACAAGAGGTATGCCGCGCTCGGCCCGACGGTGAGCGCCTATCGGGCCTGGGAGAGGGCTGCGGCCGACCTCGGGGCGGCCCGCGAGCTGGCGACGGAGGACGCCTCCTTCGCCGAGGAGGTCCCCACGCTGGAGGAGGCTGAGGCGAAGGCTGCCAAGCACCTGCGCGGCCAGCTCGTGCCGCGTGACCCCGATGACGACCGCGACATCATCCTTGAGGTGAAGGCGGGCGAGGGTGGGGAGGAGTCGGCGCTGTTCGCCGGTGACCTGCTGCGGATGTACCTGCGCTACGCCGAACGCCGGGGCTGGCGCACCGAGCTGCTTGATACCACCCCGTCGGACCTGGGCGGCTACAAGGACGCGCGGGTCTCGATCAGCGCCACCGGCACCCCGGCGCCCGGGGCGGCGCCGTGGGCCAGGCTGAAGTACGAGGGCGGTGTGCACCGTGTCCAGCGGGTCCCGGTCACCGAGAGCCAGGGGCGGATCCACACCTCAGCGGCCGGTGTCCTGGTCATGCCCGACATCGACGACCCCGCAGAGGTGGCCCTGGACCCGCACGACCTGAAGATCGACGTCTTCCGCTCCTCCGGTCCGGGCGGGCAGTCGGTGAACACCACCGACTCCGCGGTCCGGATTACCCACCTGCCGACCGGCCTGGTCGTCTCCTGCCAGAACGAGAAGTCACAGTTGCAGAACAAGGAGTCCGCGCTTCGCGTGCTGCGCGCCCGGCTGCACCAGATGGCACTGGACGAGGCCGAGGCTGCGGCGAGCGAGCAGCGCCGCAGCCAGGTGCGGACGGTGGACCGCAGCGAGCGGATCCGGACCTACAACTTCCCCGAGAACCGCATCGCCGACCACCGCACGGGGTTCAAGGCCTACAACCTGGACCAGGTGCTGGACGGCGACCTCGACCCGGTCCTGCAGTCCGCAGTCGCCGCCGACGAGCAGGCCCGCCTCGAGGCGGCGGGGGAGCGGTGAGCCCCGGCGTTGACCGCGCGGCCCGCTGGGGCACGGCCGAGCTGGCCCGGGCGCAGGTGCCCAGCCCTGCGGTCGACGCCGAGCACCTGCTCGCCCACGCCACCGGCCGTGACGTGGGCGAACTGAGGCGGGAGCGGCTGCTGGGCCGGGACATCGACGAGGCGACGCTGACCGCATACCGGTCCCTGGTGGAGCGCCGCGCAGCCCGGGTGCCGCTCCAGCACCTCACCGGGACCGCCCACTTCGCCGGACTGGACCTGAGCGTCGGCCCCGGCGTCTTCACCCCCCGCCCCGAGACCGAGACGCTGCTCAACCTGGCGCTCGGTGACCTCGAGGGTGTGGCGCACCCGGTCGTGCTCGACCTGTGCACCGGCTCAGGGGCGCTTGCACTGGCCGTGGCGGCGGCCCGACCGGACGCCCGCGTGGGGGCGGTGGAGCTCTCCCCACAGGCGCACCGGTATGCGGCCACCAACCTCGCCGCGCACCCCGCCGGGCGCTCGGTCGAGCTGCGCCTGGGCCGTGCGCAAGAGGCCTTTCCTGAACTGTGTGACAGCGTCGACGTGATCACCTGCAATCCGCCCTACATCCCACCGGACGCCGAGCCGGTGGACCCGGAGGCGCGTGAGCACGACCCGGAGCTGGCCCTCTACGGCGGCGGGGTGGACGGGCTGGAGGTGCCCCGGCAGATCGCCGGGTGGGCGCTGCGGCTCCTGCGCCCAGGCGGGGTGCTGCTCATGGAGCATGCGGACGCCCAGGGGGAGAGCCTGCCGGCGGCGCTGCGCGAGCTGGGCTTCGCCGACGTCGCCGATCACCCCGACCTGGGCGGCCGACCGCGGGTGAGCCGCGGCGCGCGCCCCTAGCGGGGGTGCGCGTAGAGCCCTGGGGCAGCCTCGCGCAACGCCTCGTCCAGCGCAGGAGCCAGGGTGGTCGCGAACGACGCCGACAGGTGCGAGTGGTCGTGGTAGGCGATGATGTTGCCCACCACGGCCTGGCACACCTCGGGAGCACAGACGTGGTCGGTGAGGTCCACCAGCCCGACGTTGGCGGGCACCATGTCCGGCGTCATCGGTGACGGACCCGGCACCCGGGGGGTGTCGCACACCGAGGGATCGGCAAGGTTCTGCGCCACGCAGGAGGGCACGTCGCCCTGCATCCTGAAGATGTCCCGGATCGCGACCACGTCGATGTCGTGCTCGGCGAGCCGCTCGAAAACCTCGACGAAACCGCGGGAGGCCTTCTCCCCGGTCGTCTCCGCCTGCGCCGTCGTGGTGGCCAGGGTGAAGACGACGTCCGGGCCCAGCTCGACCAACTCCGCGAGGGCGCGGCGGTTCCACTCCTGGCAGGAGGCGTTGGGCACGAGGTCGGTCTCCGCCGGGAACTGCCCGGTGCTCGTCGTCAGCTGGCAGCCGGCCTTGACCATGACCAGGACCCGCCAGCCGTGCTCTGCGGCCAGGACCCGCCAGGTGGGCTCCCACATGGCACCGTGCGAGCCGCCGGTGATGACCACCGTCGCCACCGGGTCGGGCACCTCCATGCCGGGTGGCTCCGGGCAGAAGAGCACCTCGGCGAGCTCGGGTCGGTCCTCCGCGCCTTGCCAGCAGCCCTGGGCGTCGTGGGGCGGCAGGTCCGCGTCGGCCTCGGTCGGGTCGAGCAGTAGCGGCGCCTCGGGCACCGGGCCCCAGCCGGGCCGCAGCGCCAGGGCCCCGGGATGGTCGTGGCTGGTGCCGTCCAGGACCTGTCGGGCCAGGTCGGCCCGGGCAGCCTCGGCCTCCTGCTGGGCCCGGGAGTCCAGCCACAGCCCGGACCCGGCCAGGATCAGCGCCGGCACCACCAGGGCGACGGCCCCGACTCCGGCCGTCCGGCGTGGGGACGGCCAGCGCCGCACGTCCGCGAGGGGGCGTTCGACCAGCCGGTGCGTGGCGTGGGCCAGCCCCACGGACGCCACCAGGACCCCGGCCGAGAGCAGGGGATCGCCGGCCGGCCGGGTGCCCAGGTGCAGGGCCACGATGAGCAGGGGCCAGTGCCACAGGTACAGGCCGTAGGAGATGTCGCCCAGCCAGCGGGCCGGGCCGGTGGCGAGCAGCCGGTCGGCGCTGCCGGGCGCGCCGGTGTCGTCGGCCAGCAGGAAGAGCACCACGCCCAGCACAGGCCACAGGGCCCACGGGCCGGGGAAGAGCGCGGCGCCGTCCAGGACGAAACCGCAGGAGACGATCAGGGCCAGGCCGGTCCAGCCGAGGCCGACCCGCACCGCCCGCGGCAACCGCCGGTGCGCGGCGGTGAGGGTTAGCAAGCCGGGCAGGGTCAGCTCCCACAGACGGGCCCCGGTGTGCAGGTAGGCGACCTGCTGGTCGAGGCGGTGCAGGTGCACGGCATACCCGAAGGACGCGGCGCTGACCGCGAGCACCACCACGGTCAGGGCCGCCCGGACGGGCAGGCGGCGGCGGCGGAGCAGCCACCACGCGGCGCCGAGCACGACCGGCCAGAGGAGGTAGAACTGGCCCTGGACGGACAGCGACCAGAAGTGCTGCAGCGGGCTGGTCTGCACACCGGCGGCGTCGTAGCCGAGCTGGGAGGCGATGAGCTGCCAGTTCTCGACGTAGAGCAGGACCGCCGCCGTCTCCTGCCAGGTCTGGGCGCGCATCGGGGCGGGCAGC is a window encoding:
- the rho gene encoding transcription termination factor Rho produces the protein MTETTDAVPTRTGSLSTLRLAELQQLASSMGITVNAKMRKADLVSAIRAGGGAGPAGRSAAAQEREQGGDQREQRATGRQEQRDQSREHSPDEIQAAPAQEAGSGASTTGQDPADSLEAALDRAQAQRDGSQGGSRTRRSRRAGSSAGAPRAVESPVQDREAQQGQQDHIQRNREAAADREAQQGQQDHIQRNREAAPDREARQGQQDHAQRNREAAADREAQQGQQDRTQRNREAAPDREAQQGQQREQQGQRGQQSRDGEQAGEGQQQGQQQRDDLDGDDDGRRGRRRNRNRNRDRKRGRVQGGPDGPAGPSGQQEEQEGYTEEDVLVPVGGILDLLDNYAFIRTTGYLPGPTDVYVPMGMVKRHGLRKGDAIQGAIKAPQDGSDVGQHTVSSTGNKRDRGKFSALVRLDKVNGQEPDGARRRPDFASLTPLYPQQRLRLETEQKNLTTRVIDLVAPIGKGQRGLIVSPPKAGKTMVLQAIANAITTNNPEVHLMIVLVDERPEEVTDFQRSVKGEVISSTFDRPASDHTLVSELAIERAKRLVELGQDVVVLLDGITRLGRAYNLAAPASGRILSGGVDSAALYPPKKFFGAARNIENGGSLTILATALVETGSKMDEVIFEEFKGTGNMELRLSRQLADRRTFPAVDVNGSGTRREEILMGGDELKIMWKLRRVLSALDQQQGIELLIDRLKKTKHNYEFLTQVQQTSSTRLDDED
- the rpmE gene encoding 50S ribosomal protein L31; amino-acid sequence: MKKDIHPEYVETAVTCTCGATFTTRSTSASGRINADVCSNCHPFYTGKQKILDTGGRVARFQERYGKKAAK
- the prfA gene encoding peptide chain release factor 1, producing the protein MAVAVNQAFDSALPLLAEHADIERQLADPAVHGDPAALKRLNKRYAALGPTVSAYRAWERAAADLGAARELATEDASFAEEVPTLEEAEAKAAKHLRGQLVPRDPDDDRDIILEVKAGEGGEESALFAGDLLRMYLRYAERRGWRTELLDTTPSDLGGYKDARVSISATGTPAPGAAPWARLKYEGGVHRVQRVPVTESQGRIHTSAAGVLVMPDIDDPAEVALDPHDLKIDVFRSSGPGGQSVNTTDSAVRITHLPTGLVVSCQNEKSQLQNKESALRVLRARLHQMALDEAEAAASEQRRSQVRTVDRSERIRTYNFPENRIADHRTGFKAYNLDQVLDGDLDPVLQSAVAADEQARLEAAGER
- the prmC gene encoding peptide chain release factor N(5)-glutamine methyltransferase codes for the protein MSPGVDRAARWGTAELARAQVPSPAVDAEHLLAHATGRDVGELRRERLLGRDIDEATLTAYRSLVERRAARVPLQHLTGTAHFAGLDLSVGPGVFTPRPETETLLNLALGDLEGVAHPVVLDLCTGSGALALAVAAARPDARVGAVELSPQAHRYAATNLAAHPAGRSVELRLGRAQEAFPELCDSVDVITCNPPYIPPDAEPVDPEAREHDPELALYGGGVDGLEVPRQIAGWALRLLRPGGVLLMEHADAQGESLPAALRELGFADVADHPDLGGRPRVSRGARP
- a CDS encoding acyltransferase family protein, whose protein sequence is MVAPSARREGLHGLRGVAVVLVVLFHLFGAGRVSGGIDVFLAISGFLFTGLILRRVSGQGFDLPAYLARLVRRLLPPVVPVLAFVVLATLVLLPAPMRAQTWQETAAVLLYVENWQLIASQLGYDAAGVQTSPLQHFWSLSVQGQFYLLWPVVLGAAWWLLRRRRLPVRAALTVVVLAVSAASFGYAVHLHRLDQQVAYLHTGARLWELTLPGLLTLTAAHRRLPRAVRVGLGWTGLALIVSCGFVLDGAALFPGPWALWPVLGVVLFLLADDTGAPGSADRLLATGPARWLGDISYGLYLWHWPLLIVALHLGTRPAGDPLLSAGVLVASVGLAHATHRLVERPLADVRRWPSPRRTAGVGAVALVVPALILAGSGLWLDSRAQQEAEAARADLARQVLDGTSHDHPGALALRPGWGPVPEAPLLLDPTEADADLPPHDAQGCWQGAEDRPELAEVLFCPEPPGMEVPDPVATVVITGGSHGAMWEPTWRVLAAEHGWRVLVMVKAGCQLTTSTGQFPAETDLVPNASCQEWNRRALAELVELGPDVVFTLATTTAQAETTGEKASRGFVEVFERLAEHDIDVVAIRDIFRMQGDVPSCVAQNLADPSVCDTPRVPGPSPMTPDMVPANVGLVDLTDHVCAPEVCQAVVGNIIAYHDHSHLSASFATTLAPALDEALREAAPGLYAHPR